Part of the Anguilla rostrata isolate EN2019 chromosome 10, ASM1855537v3, whole genome shotgun sequence genome, GGGGTCCTATTTATGAGCTACCTATCCATTAGACTCGCAAGCccgtctcttttttcacttcgttcaacagaccTATCCATAAATAATGACTTATTTATAGCTATCAATAAAGTgacattttttgaatatttagtATGCGTTGTGGTGTGCTCCCACCTTCCCTACTCTACAGTAAGTAGTTACACATGTTTGAATCCTGATTTTGCCTGAGGAAACAGGAGAACTTGCTGCAAGGGTGACACTTGGAACACAACAATAACGGTGCAAAGACACTGGCtaaaattcaatcaaaatgtgaCCTTGACTGTGATTTAAGATTAAATGCATGTGTTAGTTTTGGTATTCATAAACATGGCTTGACAGGTTAATTTTGGTGGCTGATGAACAAAGTTATATAATAAATTAACTGACACATCCATTAAActgtgactgaaagcaatgaaaaTTTTTAAGATTCCATTCAGGCCACTGCAATTATCAAATTCTGTTGGTCCACGGAATTTGGAATTTTCAACCAGTGTagaaaaatgttacaaattttCATGCTGTTCAAagaacattgggcctcattcaccaaccgttcttaaaggagtaacatgatggttgaacgtgacacttcccagttgtctttaggcaaaaacaaaacacatgtgcataatttttttttattattcagtcatttcaatgtactttaaaacgtatttttctaagcctaaatttcccactataaaagttcacccgaaccgtctgggcgtggtaataagaactgtcagttagctatgattgacagaccgtgcccggttaccatagctacccccatgatacgcgttctttttgggagacttttcacaagctagctagcttagtagtatatcaagtatcgatagatagctaaggtaaggacgttgacttatatccaattataatttttgctatctagtgaccttttattttggggggggttcaATTGTgtaatgtttggtctatactgcaaaagcaaattttaaatttttgaatacaaactaagcacttaagtaacactttttaaactcAGAAGAGAACACTgattcagaggcgtcactaggggggtgaggaccgcaccgggtgacaccatcagaggggggtgacaccaaaatgactggcaaaaaaatttttgtgcagtgttttgtgcagcgacgggtttactccgatgcagtttactgccggttgatttaattagcggtatttatgtgacgagaagcgctttgtagTTTGAATGCACGGCCGCGAAAACTCACTCAACATGAGACACAGCGAAAGAATATTTGAGGGGTGAACAACATCGCTGCTCAGTTCGCTGTCGCTCGCGGCAGGTCAGGATAGTCTGATTGAAACGAATGCCTTTTAATCACTTtttctcgctcgctcactcgcgTCGCTGTATGTCAGGAACGGGTGTtgcacgcaattccttgcgccaACTCAcaccagtatttttttatttttttattttttctaaaaaatgaatgaacggATGCAGCGTTCACTAaacgagtaatagcatcccatgcatcttttttgtgttattttatatccactactgacgctactaaatatgacaggtcgtttgctgttcacttcctgcagcaatacctccacttcagaactacttaagtttttcttacgtttggagtccggtgttccaccgtctttagattttcgtttgggcattattgacttcgctctcaacttttcttttcgatttctgtgtgtgcacacggccctgcagtctcatgcccttttatggggattggcggggcgtttacatatgctaattaggaacatcTGGCGGCGCTTTCCATTTatgaggacaatgggattcatcattttaagaacatgtgcgaacaattctgcggtttaagaacacgtcatgaatctgacgtagacttttcttaggacctttctaaagaacaaatttaagaaaaaacttaggaagatattggtgaatgaggcccattgttttaATATTCTTAACATTGAAAACAAAGTTGAAAAATTAAGGAATCTAGAAACTGGGTTTTTCAGAATCGTGTGaaatcagaacaaaaatgtatattgcaCTTGTTTTTACATATCTGTGAAAAAGGACACTATCAGATACTTGAGGACTTTAAACCCCTTTTGGATTGAACAGATTagaataacacattttttattgtgtctgGTGGAGTTGACAcaaatttattatattatattatatacaagTTATTATGATATTGTGTTGTAATGATAAACCCGTTCCTTTATATGGTTTGATAGCAGAGACCTTTGTCTACAAAcaagtattagtattagtattagtattagtattagtattagtatttaaaaaaatgaatatctaAAACTTGTTTTGTCCCTTATCTGAAAAAATCAGTGACTTGTATGTGTACAGTAGGCTATCTAGTATTTTACTATcacaaatgtaggctacaatagATTGTAAGATGAggccatttttattatattttgatgtgacacaaagctGGAATAACCAtgtggtaaaatgaaaaaagaaaaacacatagccaagttacttgaaataatttaggaaacattgggtagcagcattgctttggaatatggcttgtttaatttgtgtcacCAAAGATAGCCAagtgtttcttgtaacttggcccaGTTTTGTTAGCAGTAGCTACATTCAATGTCAAGCCTGTATTTTGCAAGTTTGATTTAATGACATATAGGCAGTGCTTTGAATTTGTGAGTAACttagcatttttgtacgttaaaaaatcagatttattattgttattggcGCTACATTGCAATCTTGAAGCCCAAACAGATCAACAAACAGGCTGGCAACAGGGGCGCCATTGAAACTGTTACAACACACTTGTTTGTTACCTTGGTAACGAGAATCGTGTCCGGAGCGGGCGCAGCAAGTTAACCAACTAATTGTCCCGTAGTTCGAGAGGCGCAAAGAAAATGGCTTTGGATTTAAAGGATTACTTCCGAACGTTCTATGAAGATCAActgacagtgtgagtgtgaatgttttttccccatataGTCCATAGCCAACTATTTAGCCCACTGGTGTAGAGAATGTAGCCTAAATTCCTTCGCAAAAGTTGGCTAGTTATTGTTGTGAGTGACCTAACGTACATAGTCTACATAAAATGCAGAACTCCAGTGTCGAAATTGGTTCGCACGAGTGAAAAACGTTTGTGCTTACGCGCagcttaatttttattttttaatggcctgtttaatttgtttttactttgtaaTACTGTGAAGTCTGCCAGTACCGATTGAAGCGCACGTGACGGGGGCAACTCGGCTGTTGGACAAGAGGAATGAGATGAAGGAGGTGGAACAAGCGCTCGCAGCACAGAAGGAGGttctcaaaattaaaattacacGCTGCTTGCCTGTTGAAATATCCAGAAATCGTAGCCAGTTATTTAAATACCAGTAAATTAGCTCAAACTTTCCTACCAAGACGCACGCCAAAGCTACATTTACCCAATATAAACACAACGCTATGATGAGTGGGTTTATGGGGATTCTGGGGAAGGGAAGTAAACTGAGTATACCCTTCATTGCTATTTGTTGCATCGTCATAATCCTAACGCATTTtcagttattacatttaattccGTGCCTGCTGTGTTCTTCAGGAGTTCCAAATAAGGATGGAGGGTGCTCGACAGCGCGAGGACAGCCTGACAGGAAAAAAGGAGCAAATGAAAGAGCAACTTATTAAATTCGACACAATTCTCAAGGTGGGAATCACAACACCAGTGGTTGAAGGTTAACCTGCGCCTCTCAGAGAATGCAATAATGTTGTCGATGCAGAATTTGCAATcatacaacattattattattattatcattattatatttaggcctaaatatttgtattttttatctgcatttatttgttcatttcccccctttctctagTGTAATTATATgattcttggtataaatgtctgttcgtaaatgtgaatgttctATGCTGCTGGAGAAATTTCCCCATGGGGATAGTAAATTATTCTACCCATCCATTTACCTAcctacagtatttattttacaattaacacttattttaagttgcaaatataaaaaacatgttcatttttgtaCTTGACAAGGAGCTATAAacatacagtgggctccagaattatttgcacccttaataaaaatgaagaaaaaaggctgcatataataaatgatacagataataatctatatgttatgttcaaacatatgggaaagcTATATACTTTTacttcaatacatttactctcatgcttcaatgtttttttattaagtaatcaatttttttctgaaaaccataggtgccataattattggtaCCCTAACAATTATTAtatgtaaaatcaaacaaaatgaaattggcaatacaattttacttaatttagttcatctcagtccaaaggaactatattgtgtcattccatcacttccagatTCACTAGATAATAAAAcagaggtaacaagcatacaaaatccctttgtcaaccatcagcatgggaaaaaccaaataactgtcaattcagaagagaccaatGGTAGTTTaccgtcacaagtctggtaatgggtacaaaaaaagacataaacggttaaacataccacttagcactgtaagagcaataataaaaaggtgtaaaacatatgaaatggttgcaaattttccaggaagaggaagcaagtgcatggtgtccccatggatggtgagggaggccattaataacccaaggatcactgtttaagaattgcagagattggtttgtttattgcggtcaacaagtctaaaaaaaaacataaaatggcacctccataccaactaaatctttggaagggtggcacgaagacagcccttactgaacacaataaacaaaaccaaggaTCTGGAGCTtaccaaacctcattggaattatgactggaagagagtgctattgtcagatgagaccaaaatttaacattttggccatacacaccattgacatgtttggcggcaaaagaggaattcatacaggagaagcacctcatacctactgtcaaatatggaggtggatCATTGATATTTTGTCAAGTCAATTCacgtttatttatatagcacatttaaaaacaacaggagttGCGCCAAAGTGCTTTGCAGTcactacaatacaacacaacaaaccacaacaaaatgacatcacaatacaatacatgtattaacgatataacacaataaaataaatagaataaggAGTAAGAGGATAAAAGTACTggataaaatcaatttaagaaAGACTGAATAAGACCAACAACAGATTAAAAACGCAGTGAGAGGatgttaaaaaataactaaataaattaagAGTGGAGAAAACGATAGGGCAACCTCAAACTGCACTAAAAGCAAGAGTAAAAAGGTGGgtctttaaatgtgatttaaaattataagagatgttttgctggcagtggtcccggggcactattttagatcaatggcacaataaaatttggttgtctctgctaagaagctaggacttggtcataggtagattgtccagcaggacagtaactccaagcatacatcaaaatctaaacataAATGCTAAAGTGACATCAACATCTGTGTTTTCCAATccaaaagactcatggctgtcatctttgccaggggtgttttcacaaagtattaaaccaggggtgccaataactgtggaacctgttttttggggaaatattttttttattaaaaaaatgaaagactttggttgattccaatgaatcattaatcaagcacactagtttacacttgttggaaaataaagcttatgtcattTACTGTAATACTTTTTAGTTtagctttttgttttagcattttgttttgtgcatatttatcaaaggtgtcaataattctggagcccactgtatctTTTCATCTgcttaaaaaattaatttaggtCAAATTTGTCTTATACTTTTTGTTATACTTTCATTGTGTTTGTGGAGTTACTCATTATTAATACATAACAGGTGTTTTTGATGTACAATAATAACTGATAGTTAATAGTTTACATTTCAATTGCTATACATTTCTATAGTTAGTTAGCTAAGATGACCTTTTGGCCTTTTTCAACAAATTTCCATATTTGTGTACAGTTGTCTATGGTGTGTTACAGTGTCTAGGGTATGTTACTGATCACCTTAGAcacaaaagttttttaaaaatagaataactattaaataatgttttagtaGTACTTTGGAATCTGACAATATAACTTTATCACATGTTAGGGATGGGGTTAACTCCAGGTGAAAAGCAGTGGCTTTGTAGGTGGAGACGTGATGCAGCTTCTGTTCGCAGAGCAGAGTACTTGAAGAAAAGGCAGGACAAATATGTAGTAAGAGTAATGACTACCCCCTAGATTTGCTTTGTGCATTAAAAAGCCTAATAATTTTTTAGCACCTAAGTGGTTTCCAAACttttcagttgttttaaattaaatgacattAGAATTTAACGTGCTTTTTGAAAGTACTTCTTATCAGTAGATGTTttctacctacctacctacatTGCATTGATGTTTCAGTGGAGACTAGCTCCCCCTTTTGGAGAATCTTCAGCCTGCTAAACAATGAGTCAGTCTgtcagttagtcagtcagtAAAAGTAAGTGTAAGTAAAAGTAAGTACAGACAGACCAGTATCTCACTGGTCTACAAAAAAAGAAGGGTATAAAAAGAACATGCCAAAATGTAGCATGTTAGATAACAGTTATTGATAAAAGATGCAACAGTAAAATTATCTTAAAGTCAACATTAACAGTAAAGATCTAGTTGAGTCGCAAAAATTCTAATTCTGGATTTAGCCTCTCTGGTCTCCTGTTGGACTCTCCACTCTTTTTGTGCTTTACCTTTGGAACTTGAAGATAGCCAGGTACGGTAAATCTGAGGACAAGACATTATGAACTTGCAGTAGTCTCATCTACTGGTAGTGCAAGCATGTACTCATTTTTCTACTTGAACCCTGACAGGAAAGACCTTACTTTTGCCTTTGTAGGAGAATGATTCAAAGTGCAGTCGAGCCAAGAAAAAAGCGAGCACTGATAAGGAGCTTGTTCGCCAGAAGGGCTTGGAGATTGAGCGTTTGGAAAAGGAGATCACCACTCTGCAGGCCAGGAAAGAAGTGCTGGAAGAAAGAGTGCAGAGGAATGCTATCTACTGGAATTTCTTAGACAAAGTCATTAAGAGATCGAAGAAGGTGACAATATTTATGCACATTTCTTTTCCcaaatattctaaaaaaaaagtgatttgtcTTCTACTTTGCCTGTTCTGGTGTTTTTGTTAATAaagtgttaataaaaaaaacacctcacttaACCTTAGCCTTAGCCTTACAGCCTATTTCAGGCACACTGTTGTATCCAGCAGGAACTGGATATAGGATACACATGGTAAACATGTTTGTGGTTGAGGTTGCATGTGTCTAATcccaaaataatattattattattattattattattattattattattattattattaataataataataataataatatggtgACAGTGCACATGAGGCCAGCATCAGTGTATTGTCTTTCCTTTTGTAGTGTCTCTTCAAAAATTTCagtataatatatacatatacagtatgtaaagcCATGTTACTGACAGATATAATGAATATTATGTATACATtggtaaaaacatattttataaaatctCTTTGCTTAGCAAATTATTGATATCAGGTTACAGCTAAACTTTTCacacaaactaaacaaacaattcCATTGGAAGGGTATCCATATTTGACTCAGGTTCTTCATCATGCCATCACCTCACATATCAGGGCTATAGCCTGATGGTTTGATGAGAATGACCAGGATGGCACTGATGTGATAAGTCCACCCAACTTCTGGGGCTGTGCTTGGCTTAGGCTTGTGCTTAGTCCTTCAGATAAATGGTCCTTTTGGCGGAGATCCAGTGATGCAACCCATATAGCATGTACAATGTGAATTAACTGATTAACCAAAGCTAGCTTACTTAAACAAGAAATCATAACATTTTTGTTGGTTTTAGCACCTACCAAAGAGTGGTTGGCATGGTGTTATCAGCACCATTGTCCAAAAGATAACTTACTGCAGTTTTATGTGGgaatgaaacaaaagaaaataattattcctTTGTCCCCTTCCAGATCATAAAATGTCTTGGATATGTCACCTTTAAATACTGAGCTTTGGCTCGgaatcaaaatatttattcttaATGTTCCCCATGAATTCGTTTTGATATTGTCAGTAGTATTATCAAGTAGTGGTTGAACTTAATGTAATGTGATCTATGTTGTGCTGCTTTAATGAGAATGCACATCCTTGCTGGGAATATTTACAGTACAATGTGctctgtaatgtttgggaccaagacattttgttttcttgatttggctctgtactccacaatgttagatttgtaatcaaacaattcacatagttaagcatattttatacattttgtaggaattacagcactttttatacttaCACcaccccatttcagggtaccataatgtttgcGACATACAGTATTAtgtcatgtaaatgaaagttGTCATGTTTAATACTTGCTCAcgtatcctttgcatgcaatgactgcttgaaaagatgcttctgtacagtTAAGAATGCATTCCGCTGGtgctgtcagcagttacatcatcagtgaagacaagtgggCAAGCACCTGTGGCCACCATACAGGCCCGAATCAAAACACCCCCATCACCATGTTTCatcgatgggggggggggtgctttgaatcttgggcagttccttttagCCTTCATCTTTTGCTCTTGAAATCTCTGGGACACTCAAGTGactcttggtctcatctgtccacaagacctttttccagaactctgcaggctcttttaggtacttcttaggaAACTAATTTGCCAATCTTGTTTTTTCCCAACATGGAGCTCACTCAGCTGAAACATGAGCTCCAAACATGAAGCTCACTGTCCAGTATGATCATAACCAGGTATAAATTCAGGAAGTTCTGTTATGGCTTGACAGGCAGGCTGTAGAAAAGTCACTTCTTGGCGCAAAAAGCCTTTTTCCATGGCCACCTGGGGAATAACTTTAGAATTATCATCATTTATTCAtagttgaaaaatgtattcctgtctttaacacttcttttttttaatccaaaagTACCATGTATTGTATTGGATTGTTATATATCTTTTGCTCTTGgaatttattcatatttcatccctgcagtctcatttgCTGATATTCTTGTTGTGTTTCATCAACCGCTACATGTTGCCTGAGGATTAATGCTCTCTCTTTTGTCCGCAGTTTGAGGAAATCCGGGAGCTCCTGGGCCGCACTGACACCCTGGTGCTCACGAGGGCCCAGCTGCTGCAGAAGGACAGTGAGGGGCAGGAGCGCAGGGAAGCCCTGCGGCTGGAGCTGCGCCGCTTTGTGGAGGAACAAGGCAATCTGGTCCTGCATCACAATAACCAGCTGTCAGCTTTACAGACCCAGCTGGACCGCACCCGGATGCTGGCTTTCAAATGGGTAAGTCCtaaccctccccacccacccccacccccaccacccccacaaaaacagctgctgtCCCATACTCATTCTACAGATGCCATAGACCCCCTTCTTATGATTCATAATTAGTCCACAGAACATTGAAGTGGGTCGTAGTTTCTGTGCACCAAATGGCCAATTGTACTCACCATTTCCTGGTTACCAGAGTTAGCCTGAGCTTGAATCTTCACTGTATCATGACTATACAGAACAAGAGATGACCAATACTGTGCAATGATTCTACTTTTATGTCAGCCTTTCTCCTCCCGTTGTCTTTGGCGGGGTCTCTTCCCTGCAGGCCACATGCCAGGAAACATACTGCACTGTAATTGAATGGCTTATACTTGTAaagttggtttttattttacctaTAAGTGtccttgttttcagtttttaatttccaaaaatatattaaaaatccTGGAatttatcagtgtttattttgaatattaaaaacacTTGAAAATCAGttgacaaaaaagcaaaaaaattgcaaaaaaaaaaaaaagcagcaaaaatcTGGGTGAAAATCAGatcataaaaatgacaatgcaAAGATCTGGGtgaaaatttgattttaattcctAACATTGATAACTTCATGGCATAATCAGCATCTCATTTGCACTTCCTTCCCATTTTTCTCGGCACTTTCTATTTCTGGAAGCGTGTTCCGAGCCATCCTGCAGCTTGCCGAATCACCAGAGTCTAACCACTACAGAGTCTGTCAAGCTTTTGTTTGAAATCCTTACCTTCTATGAGGATTGTAACAAAGAGTAGTTGTTGCtgtatattaaaacaaaaattaaaaaatggttgAACAGTACACACAGGGAGCAAAGATTAGCAAATCAATTTTCCATGAGGCATAAATagataaagaataaatattaaaattatgttcAACAAAATTATTCAGATTATTAGCTAGTTAGTCTACCCAGTAATGCACAGTCAATTCTGCCCCGTCATGAGTACCACTCACTTCCACTGACAGCAGAAGTGGCTTCTCTAATTTACATTGAGAGCAATAACATTATCAGcgaatattttctttattattcattatatcATTAATATAACCTATAGGCCATGTGGGGGAGATAGACTGGTCGCCCTTGTGACCATCAGACATTCATAAAATGCTCTTAGACCTAGGTAACATTAGGGGACATTCCGTCAAGGTCCCTGTTTGATTATGATgtaatttttataaatgatttgAACCCCTGCAACTCCTGAGTGACTTTCACTCCACTTTTTTAACACTTCCTACTTTGcattttatgtaggctacgCATGCCTGTCTGAAAGCTAGTGAAATGATCCTGTCTTTCTTTGGGTAAACAGGAAAGCACCTGGAACCACATCCAGTCCACTGCAGCTAAGGAGACCCTCCTGCTGGGACAGATAAAAGTGGTGACCCTTAATCTCTTCCACATGATGGGTGGGAAGACAGGCCAGGACAAGGCAGTAGCCATTGAGGACACTGTGCAGCAGCTGGAACAGGTGAGTGGAACATTAAAACAAACCACACTGCATGGGACTTCACTGGCTGAGTGCAGTGGCATGCCATGCAGTCTAGTTTTAATTCAGACTTTGCCAGAGCCAGCTGTGGCCAGATTTTCAGCCAGACAGCAGAGAAGTTGTCAGGATAACTCTTGGCTAACTTGTTCCAAGTAAGTCCCCTGTTTGTCTGGGTGTCTAAAGTCTAAATGCACCAGATGCACTACCATGCCAGCCTCCCAAACCGATGAAAATTTTGCAGTTGGCCATTCAAAATGGAACACATTGCATGGTTCAAATTAGTATTGAGCAAACGGTTTCAATAAATACTTGATTAACGTTGAACAGcaatgggtaaaaaaaacttACACTGTAGTACTCTTACTAGATCCAGCTCTTCATCCAGGACAAGGCTGACATTGTTAATGATCTGAGGAGGGCTAGCTCTGACTCAAATGGCAACAGCGACAACAAATAGAGGTAAGAGTCAAGCATACAGCACACTTGCAACTGAATACCATCACAGTTCAGATAGAGAAACTGCATCCATTCTAGTGCAAATGTTTTCCATGGTGTAATTTTTTGTCTGCAATTACAGCAAGTTGACCACCCTGTACATGGCTACTGGACTTTGGCAACAGTACAGCATCTGAAAATACAAAGCTGACACTCTGTGGAGGTATTTTTGTAGCAAaagtcacaaatatgtaaatggtttcacaaatctgtaaatggggTTTCACAAATTTGCAAATGGTTTCACTAATATGTTAACGATTTCACAAATAcgtaaatggtttcacaaatatgtaaatggagtttcacaaatatgtaaatggtttcacaaacaTGTAAAATGGATTTACAAATATGTCAAATGTGAGTCGCAAATATGTAGACTGGCGTCGCAAATATGTAGAATgggttcacaaatatgtaaaacacaAGTTTCAGTTGTGCTAATGGGCTAATGCAAACGATTTGGTGATAACTTTTCTCAACTTATCTCAGGGATATTCTTTCACCAGGTTTACAGTGTTCTATATTGAACTTCATGCGTGGAGaactgattttaaatgaaatactgtacagtgctgtgtaTTTACAAGGGACTGATACTTTTTAGGCTGAATGTATGAGAATGTCACACAGTCAACACCCATCAGAATCAGCACCCCTCCATTACTGAGGCTCTTAGTGCAGGCACCCTGTTACTTACCAGCTATATTTatgttattcatatttttgtcatatctatatttaaaatataacacaaaacAGGTAATGTTTTGAATCAGTTGATACTGTTTaagcacattttcttttagCAATGTGTATCTTGTATA contains:
- the cfap73 gene encoding coiled-coil domain-containing protein 42 homolog isoform X2 — its product is MALDLKDYFRTFYEDQLTVLPVPIEAHVTGATRLLDKRNEMKEEFQIRMEGARQREDSLTGKKEQMKEQLIKFDTILKENDSKCSRAKKKASTDKELVRQKGLEIERLEKEITTLQARKEVLEERVQRNAIYWNFLDKVIKRSKKFEEIRELLGRTDTLVLTRAQLLQKDSEGQERREALRLELRRFVEEQGNLVLHHNNQLSALQTQLDRTRMLAFKWESTWNHIQSTAAKETLLLGQIKVVTLNLFHMMGGKTGQDKAVAIEDTVQQLEQIQLFIQDKADIVNDLRRASSDSNGNSDNK
- the cfap73 gene encoding coiled-coil domain-containing protein 42 homolog isoform X1 gives rise to the protein MALDLKDYFRTFYEDQLTVLPVPIEAHVTGATRLLDKRNEMKEVEQALAAQKEEFQIRMEGARQREDSLTGKKEQMKEQLIKFDTILKENDSKCSRAKKKASTDKELVRQKGLEIERLEKEITTLQARKEVLEERVQRNAIYWNFLDKVIKRSKKFEEIRELLGRTDTLVLTRAQLLQKDSEGQERREALRLELRRFVEEQGNLVLHHNNQLSALQTQLDRTRMLAFKWESTWNHIQSTAAKETLLLGQIKVVTLNLFHMMGGKTGQDKAVAIEDTVQQLEQIQLFIQDKADIVNDLRRASSDSNGNSDNK
- the cfap73 gene encoding coiled-coil domain-containing protein 42 homolog isoform X3 — encoded protein: MEGARQREDSLTGKKEQMKEQLIKFDTILKENDSKCSRAKKKASTDKELVRQKGLEIERLEKEITTLQARKEVLEERVQRNAIYWNFLDKVIKRSKKFEEIRELLGRTDTLVLTRAQLLQKDSEGQERREALRLELRRFVEEQGNLVLHHNNQLSALQTQLDRTRMLAFKWESTWNHIQSTAAKETLLLGQIKVVTLNLFHMMGGKTGQDKAVAIEDTVQQLEQIQLFIQDKADIVNDLRRASSDSNGNSDNK